In Mesoplodon densirostris isolate mMesDen1 chromosome 2, mMesDen1 primary haplotype, whole genome shotgun sequence, the DNA window ttttaaacatCTCACTCCGTTCTTTGGAGGATCTGCTGGAGGGGTTAAGAGTGGAGTTAGTTAGGAAGTTACTCAGTGATCCAGACTTGGATGGACTAGGAtggtagcagtggaggtggtTCAAGTTCAGGGTGCATTTTGAAAGACTATCTGGCAGGACTTGCTAATGAATTGAATGTAGGGTAAGAGGAAGACAGGAATCAAGGAGCACTGAGGTTTTTGGCTTGATCAATTGAGTAGATGGTGGTGCCACGTACAGTGTGGGTAAGACCAGAGGAAACAAAACAGGTTTAGGGGTGGGAACCAGAATCAAGAGTTTTATTTTGGCCATCGTTAAGTATAAGATGCCCATTAGACACATAAGCAGAGATGTCAAGTAGGCAGTTGGTGATCCAAATCTGGACCCCAGGAGGGGGAGTCGCAGCTAGAGATATTTTGAAGCCATCAGCACATACACAGCATCAAAGCCATGGGACTGCATGAACATTAGAGTTGTTTCCCCTCTCACTTGACCCGGCAGAGGTTGGGTGGCCCTTGATTGGGGTCTGGGAGAGGCATCCAAAGTCACCCCCATTGGGCAAAGGAAGCTGGTCCTTGGAACTTGAGAACTGAACAGGAATCAGGACAAACCTAGCCTCGGGGACTTCTTGCAGAGAAATGGTGCGAGAGAAGCTAAGACTTCACAGGGGAGCTGTAGGTTTCCATGTCCCTCCTCCTACCCCTTCCCACAATTCTCTGTTAGTAACATTAAttcaggaggaagagagaaaagtgatATTGAGGACACTAACTCTGCAGAGCCAGGAAGGGGAGCCCCAGCTGAAGCCAGAGGGGCTAAATGTGGGAGTTAATATGGTCTACACTGGCCCCATGCCCTGCAAGAGTCAAAGCTCCTGAGAATCGGCATAAAAGCTACCAGTCAGAGCAGTCCCAGGAGGGGGCCTGGGCTACAGAGAAGGGATCACACCCACTCTTCCGCTACTAATGTGAAGATGAGCTCAAGCTGGAGGACTGAGACCAAACATCCCTTGATTCTGAGCCAACCTGATAAAAGTACTGAAGACCAGAGCTTCTCAAGCTTTAATATGTATTCGCATCATCTGGGAATTTGGAGAGAGTGCAGATTCTGTTTTAGAAGGTCTGGGGCGGGGCCCAAGGGTCTGCATTTGTAAGATACTCCCAGGGAATGCTGTTGCTGCtgatccatggaccacactttgagtagcaaaggATGAAATGCGGCTGTGGAGGGTCCCCACAATGGAGGGTGTTGTCTAGTTCCAAGGAGAATGTGTTTATTTGTGCACAAAGTGACAGAACCTAGTAAAGTGGAAATAGCCACCATTTTGTCACAGTTGCAAGGCAGACAGTCATTTCTTGGCAAATTACACCTTCCAGCGGCACTGGTATGGTTGTTAAGCACTTGGGTTCTAAAGCTTGATGTCCTGAGTTTTACCTCTTAGGAGGTGTGTCATCTTAGGCAAGTCTTTATttgcatctcagtttcctcatcactcTAATGGAAATAATAAGACTATTATGAGGATTGGCTGAGTCAGCAGATATAAAGTGCTTAACACACGGCAGCATTGTAAGTAGCACTCAGTAAACGTTGCTCTCCATGCTCATGATACACCCTTCTACAGCAGTGAACATGGACACACATAGAGGCTTATTCTGCTTTTGGTACATGGTCAAAAAAATGTAAcccccccatctccctcccaccacagGCCTGTATCCTCTCTTTCAAATTCCTCCTACCCTCCTGCCCACTCCCAcgccccctcccctggcccccGGCCCCAGTGTGGTCTGGATGGGCCCCACAGGGGCAGGGACAGGGACAGGACGTGGGGCTGTATCTGACAGGAACCTGAGGGGCTGGCCCGGGAGGGGATTGGGGCCCGGCTTCCTGCAGGGAGGATGGGCTAAGGCAGGCACACAGTGCCGGAGAAGATGCCCTCCTGGGCCCTCTTGGTGGTCATCTCCTGCCTCCTCCTGGCCCCCCAAAACCTGGCACAAGTCACCAGCCAAGGTGAGGTATGTGGAGGGTGGAGATCACCTATACCCAGGAAGAGGGAGCCCTGGGAGGGGGATGTGCAAAGTAGGAGGCTCCCACTGGTCCCCGACTCTTGCCCACAAACACACCAGGGAGGACCCAGAGCCCAACTCACCAGCTATTCCTCAGATGCCTCCTTGCTGGCCTCGGACTCAGAGTCCCTGAACTGTTTCTCCCGAACATTTGAGGACCTCACTTGCTTCTGGGATGAGGAAGAAGCAGCGCCCAGTGAAATATATCAGCTGCTGTATGCCTACCCAGGGTATGTGCTGcatcatatatatcatatatatgtaccatgtatGTACCACTCCCCTGTATCTGTCCTGTACATACCACAGCTGAGCCCCATTCCAGTAGCTTCCCTGCCTTTGGCCCTATCAGAGGACTACTCTAAGTACATGCCCTAAGTAGCCACTTAATGAACAGATGTGCTTTGGATGTACCCAGCTCACACTGCTACATAACCCCTAATCCCACCCAggcactgaaaagaaaaatggcagTATTGGAAATAGAAGTTGGGTTTGGGCCCAGACCTCGGTCCTCAGGGCTGGACAGGTGGCCGTGTAGGTAGGATGGACTCCTCCTGTGCCCACAGGGAGAAGCCCCGTGCCTGCCCCCTGAGTTCCCAGCGTGTGCTGCCCTTTCGAACCCGGTACGTGTGCCAGTTTCCAGCCCAGGATGAAGTTCGCCTCTTCTCTCAACTGCACCTCTGGGTGAAGAACGTGTTTCTGAACCAGAATCTGACGCAGCGGGTGCTCTCTGTGGATAGCGTGGGTATGGACCATCCTCCTGTCATCCTGGTCCCCCTGTTTGCTGCCCTCAGGCCAGCTCCTAGAATCAGACTGAGCTGTGTTCTTTCAAGACGATGTGAATGTCCCCCCACCACCAGACCCCCAGAGGCACCTCAAGACCCCCTTCTCATTCCTCTTAGCCTCAGCATCCAGAGCTAGACTTCATTTCACACCAGAGACACCCTGACTTTCCCATCATTAACCTATTCATTGACTCACTCATTCATCAGTTACAgaatacctaccatgtgccaggcactgtgctaggtgaaAAAGATGCACAGATGAAGAGAGATCCCTGCTCTTGAGGAGCACTGAGCCTAACAAACCTGCAGTGAGGTCACTGTTCTTCCGAGGACAGGAGAACAGGATAAGGAgccgccctgccctgccccaggggCTGCCCTCAATCCAGCCTCCAGTATCCCCTCTCCACAGTCCATGGGTTGAGCTGTAGACTGTGGCCCCCAAAGAGTTCTCATGTGCCCTGTCTCACCTTCAGGCCTGCCAGCTCCCCCCAGGCTCATCAAGGCCATGGGAGGGAGCCAGCCAGGGGAACTTCAGATCTGCTGGGAGGCCCCAGCTCCCGAAATCAGTGAATTTCTGAGGCATGAACTCCGCTATGGCCCTAAGGATCCAAGGAACTCCACTGGTCCCACAGTCACACTGCTGCTGTCCACAGAAACCTGCTGCCCAGCTCTGCGGAGACCAAACCTAGCCCCAGCTCTGGACCAGTCTCCATGTGCTCAGCCCATGATGCCCCAACAGGATGTACCAGAGCAGacccccacaactagagaagtaTCCTGGCCTTCTTCTGCTCCACCTCCTAATCTCCTACCTACAATTTTGCCCCCAGGAAAGGATAGGCCATACTTTGGGGATTCCAGACTGGGTTGATCCTTAGAGAGTTAGTATAGGCTCTGATTAGGAGCCATGTCTATTTAGGGATCTCCCACTTTGGGTCATTCATACCAAAAAAATTGAGAGCTTCAGGCCTCCAAGTTAATGGGGATTTCCCTAAAAAGCCCTGAACTCCACCTGAAACCCACTGACCTGGCTCCCAGTCTGTGTGCATATCTATCCAGTGAAGAACTGAGTGTCTCTCCACAGGCATGTTGTGGGGCTTCAAATATAAGAGGTGGAGGCTCTCTTGGCTGAGAGGCAGACCTAGATTCTGAGGCTGGGATTCTTCTCCCAAGGCTCCATCTCTGACAGTGAAGGGTGGAAGCTGCCTCATCTCAGGGCTCCAGCCTGGTAACTCCTACTGGCTCCAGCTACGCAGCCAACCTGATGGGGTCTCCCTCCGTGGCTCCTGGGGATCTTGGTCCCTCCCTGTGACCGTGGACCTGCCTGGGGATGCAGGTGAGTCAACAAAGGAATAGGGAGATGGGGAGGAGATAGAAAAGATCTCTAGAGAGGCCTGGGCTGGATATGGAAGCTCTGGGGACCATGGTCCTTCCTGATGACCTCAAACTTGCCACTAGACAGAATGAACTATGttcagggagagaagaaagaataggAGTAAATGTCCCAAGTTATGTGTGTAAAGATGATCTGGATACCCTATAGAGTAGGAGCACGTGGGCTCTGATGCGACTTCCTTCTCTGACCCCAGTGGAAATTGGACTGCAATGCTTTACCTTGGACCTGAAGAATGTTACCTGTCAGTGGCAGCAACAGGACCATGCTAGCTCCCAAGGCTTCTTCTACCACAGCAGGGCATGGTGCTGCCCCAGAGACAGGTGAGAACTAAACTGGTGATTGAGCTTGATGTCATGGGAGAGAAGCACAACCTTgcagaaagaagggagagattGTCTTGGTCCTCTTCACTCCCCTCCCTTGTCCGCCAAACCAAACAGCCTCCATGCTCTCATCCTCCAATGGGTATTGTATCTTTTCAACCTCTCTTCATACTCTCTGGGAATGCCTTGGTTTCATGCAGCTTTAATCATGTCACCTGTACCATTCCAACAGCCTACATTCTCATCTACCTCCGATTTACCCCCCATGCTGCTGACAGACTGACTTTTGTTAAACTCAAACTTTGCATGGCCTTTCCCTACTCAAATATGTACTGCAGCTTTTCACTATCTATCAGATCCAATCAAAACTTCGCCTGGCCTTCAAGAATTTCCACCAAACACCTCACTGATCTGTCGCTTCCTTCATATCGAGTATATAACCAAGTCTTACTGATTTTACCTATTAAACATCTCTAGAATCTGTCCACTTTTGTTCTTCACTGCCATCATCCTAGAACAAGCCATCATCATCTCTCACTTAGGCTATTGAGAAGACTTATTAACTGATCACTTCTTGGCTCCTCCAAAACATTCTCCACACAGGAGCTGGAGTGAGTTTTTAAAAGTGCAAAAAATAGGGActgccctggcagtccagtggttaagacttcgccttccaatgtagggggtgcgggttcgatccctggttggggagctaagatcccacatgcctcacgtccaaaaaaaccaaaacataaaacagaagcagtattgtaacaaattcaataaagactttaaaaacggcccacatcaaaaaaaaatctttaaaaataaataaataaataaaagtgcaaaaataaatacaacatcctctgcttaaaactcttCCAAGGTCCATAGCTTCCATTGATTTTAGGACAAAGAAAAGAACACTACTGTGACCATATAAAGTTCTAAAAGGCTCAGCCCCTATCAATGCCTTCAGTTTCATCTTATACTATGCTGCCTTTTGTGCTCTGTGCTCCAGTACTGGCCTATTTTCATTCTCCCCTACCTGCCATGTTCCCTCCTGCCTCTGgatctttgcacatgctgtttacCCCACTCTCCTATCTTTACTTAACCTTTATTTATCCTTCAGATctcaactcaaatgtcacctcctcagggagcCCTCCCCTGACCTTCCTCCTTAGGTCCAATGGCACTATTATACATCCTTGTTGTACCAGGTACCTCTCCTTCTT includes these proteins:
- the MPL gene encoding thrombopoietin receptor → MPSWALLVVISCLLLAPQNLAQVTSQDASLLASDSESLNCFSRTFEDLTCFWDEEEAAPSEIYQLLYAYPGEKPRACPLSSQRVLPFRTRYVCQFPAQDEVRLFSQLHLWVKNVFLNQNLTQRVLSVDSVGLPAPPRLIKAMGGSQPGELQICWEAPAPEISEFLRHELRYGPKDPRNSTGPTVTLLLSTETCCPALRRPNLAPALDQSPCAQPMMPQQDVPEQTPTTREAPSLTVKGGSCLISGLQPGNSYWLQLRSQPDGVSLRGSWGSWSLPVTVDLPGDAVEIGLQCFTLDLKNVTCQWQQQDHASSQGFFYHSRAWCCPRDRDPVWEKCEEQEKNPGSQPSQFSRCHFKSRNDSVIHILVEVTTAQGAIHSYLGSPFWIHQAVLIPTPNLHWREVSSGQLELEWQHPSPWAAQETSYQLRYTGEGHQDWKVLEPPLGAQGETLELRPRSRYRVQLRARLHGPTFHGPWSAWSDPVRVETASETAWIFLVTALLLVLGVSALLGLLLLRWQFPAHYRSLRHALWPSLPDLHRVLGQYLRDTAALSQPKAAVSDACEEVEPSLLEILPRSSEKTPLPLCSSQAQMDYRGLQPSCLGTMPLSVCPRMAETGSYCTTHIANHSYLPLSCWQAPLSQYPGQIQTL